GGACATATTTTGAAAGATGATCCTCACTATGCAGAGAAAGCTAAGCTTTTTTCTCAAACAGTAAAGGATGTTCAAGAGTTTCTCGATCATGTTGGGCTGACAGCCAAGCTCTCACCATTGCAAGATCAGCCTTTAGCGATCGCCTATCAAGATGCTTGCCATATGCTGCATGGACAAAAAATCAGCCTCGAACCACGTCGTTTGTTGCGTCAAATTCCCAATGTCCAATTAAGGGAATCGGTTGATGCTTCGCTATGCTGTGGTAGTGCAGGAATCTACAACATTTTGCAACCAGAAGTTGGTCATGAATTGGGAGAGATGAAGGTAACCAATCTCACGGATACGGGCGCTCAATTAATAGCTTCGGCAAATGTTGGTTGTATTACCCAAATTCGTAAGCATTTGAAATTGCAAAATAAAAATGTTCTCCTTATGCATCCAATGGAACTATTAGATTATTCTATTAGAGGTAAAAAGCTAGATAACTGATGTTAATTGGAAGCTTTCTTCAAAAACCAAGTAAATGAATGCGGCGCAAAGCACTGCCTTCATTTACTTGGTTTTGATCACAAAGGTTGATAAATTTAGTTCTCGTTGCTTTTTTGCAAATCGTTTCGGGAATATTCAAGGGAATCATGTAACATCAGAGAGATAGTGCGATCGCTTACTAAAAGCTTTTTTACTGTAGAAAAAACAATTTTTTGCCGAATAAAACTTAGATTTGAGTTTTAATTTTAATTATTTAACGTCACATAACACGTTAGATAATTAATATAAGTGAAAATTATAAATATGATATTTATCAAAAATGTTAAAAGATGCAAGAGCGAAAAGGATCTCAACAGTTTGTGATTAGTTCCGAGCAAGAACCAGCTAAGAAACTAAAATTTGCCAAGAATAGTGGATTTCAGACTGAACTGAGAAGACGAGTGGATCAACTTTTTCAAAGTAGTGACCTTAAAGAACGTGATTGTTCTCAGATGTACATGAAGACAGCGATTTTGCTGCTTAGCTTAATCGGGTTATATACTGCCTTAGTTTTCTTTGCCCAGACATGGTGGCAAGTAGTACCCCTTTGCATAGCCCTTGGGGTCATCACCGCAGGAATCGGTTTTAGTATTCAGCACGATGGCGCACACCATGCTTATTCAAATATTGCGTGGGTAAATAAGCTCATGTCAATGGGTTTAGATTTAATTGGTGGAAGTTCCTATATTTGGCATTGGAAACATGATGTCCTGCATCATACCTACACCAATATTGCTGGCTACGATATGGATCTAGAAGTAGGAATCTTTGGGAGACTTTCTCCTTCCCATCCCAGACTTCTATTTCATCGGTGGCAACATTACTATCTTTGGCTGCTGTACGGTTTGTTAGCGATCAAGTGGCATTTTTATGATGATTTTTATTGCTTGATCACGGGCAAAATTGGCGATCGCGCCTACCCTCGTCCTACCAAGGGCAATCTTGCGATTTTCTTTGGGGGTAAGCTCATTTTCTTCACACTTGCCTTTGCTATTCCCTCACTATTTCACTCTGTATGGCAGGTTTTAGCTGGTTATACGTTAGTCGCTGTAACTTTGGGCATCGTACTGAGTGTAGTATTTCAACTAGCCCATGTAGTTGAAGAAGCAAATTTCCCACTTCCTGTGCAAGAAGTGAACGTCATTGAGAATGATTGGGCGATCCATCAAATTGAAACAACGGTGAATTTCTCCCGTAATAATCCCTTTGTGACATGGCTAGTTGGTGGCTTAAACTTCCAAGTCGAGCATCATCTATTTCCGAATATTTGCCATGTTAACTACCCTGCGATTTCCAAAGTTGTCGAGCAAACTTGTCTAGAATTTGGCGTGAGATATAACTATCACACCTCTTTCTGGGCGGGTTGTTTATCTCACTTCCATTGGTTACGCCGCATGGGAAGCACATAAAAAAAGAGCGCTAGGCGCTCTTTTTTTATATTTCAAGAGAGAGCATCCCTTGGGGGCGCACTCTCTTGAAATATTTGGGATTGGTTAATAACTCATGTTACGCAGAGCGAATATCTGCCCTCATCCCCCAGCCCCTTCTCCCAGAGCGGGAGAAGGGGAGCAAGAGAAATAAAATATTAGTTTTTCTGGTTCCCCTCGCCCTTAATGGGAGAGGGGCTAGGGGTGAGGGTATCAGCAACTTCTGCGTAACATGTGTTAATAACTATCGGTTTTACTAACAGTTGTGTTAATTAGTTGTTGATTTGCTTGATTGAGACGATCGGCGATCGCTTCTCGCACATCACGATTTACATGAGTATCGGCAAGAACTTCCTGCGCCATTTCTCGATATTCAGCACTAGTGGTGAGATCCACTTGATCTAGTTGGTTGAGATTTTCATAGATAGTCTCAGGAGAAACCAACACATTACTTTCCATAGTTCATTCCTTACTTTATGACAGGCAAGGGGCTTAAGCCCCTTGTTATAGATTGATTTAGGGTAAATCTGTATTACCCATAAGATAGCGATCGCATTCACGGGCAGCACCACGACCTTCGTTAATCGCCCAGACGATTAGACTTTGTCCACGGCGACAGTCTCCTGCGGCAAAAACGCTAGGTAGACTAGTCGTAAATTGACCGTGATTCGCTTTGACATTACTACGAGGATCGCGTTCCACTCCTAGGGAATCCAGTAAAGGTTGTTCTGGACCTAGGAAACCCATTGCCAGCAAAACGATCTGAGCAGGAATTACCTTTTCAGTACCAGCTACTTGCTTAGGAATGAACTGACCCTTATCATTGCGTTCCCATTGCACTTGCACAGTGTGAACAGCTTTGACCTGACCGTTTTCATCTCCCTCGATCTTAGTCGCAGTCGTGATATAAGCTCTAGGATCGTCACCAAACTTTGCACTCGCTTCTTCCTGTCCGTAGTCCATCTTGTAGACTTTCGGCCATTCAGGCCAAGGGTTATCCTTAGCACGGGTGGCTGGAGGCTTAGGCATGATTTCTAACTGGACAACACTATTGCAACCATGACGAATTGATGTACCCACACAGTCCGTACCTGTATCGCCACCACCGATAATCACCACATCTTTACCTTGTGCCGAGATAAAGTCATCCCCTGACTTACCATTGAGAACTGCCTTAGTATTTGCGGTGAGGAATTCCATCGCAAAATGAATACCTTTGAGTTCGCGTCCTTCAATGCTTAAATCACGAGGTTTAGTTGCGCCCGTACAAAGTACCACCGCATCAAACTCCTTGAGCAAATCTTCCGCAGGTAGATCCTTCCCAATTTCAGTATTACAAACAAACTTCACCCCTTCTTGCTCAAGGATACCTAAGCGGCGCAATACCACTTTTTGCTTGTCCAACTTCATGTTGGGAATGCCATACATTAACAATCCCCCTGGGCGATCGGCGCGTTCATAAACCGTAACCCAATGCCCTGCTTTGTTTAGCTGGGCGGCGGCGCTCAAGCCTGCGGGGCCTGAACCAATCACTGCAACTTTTTTACCCGTGCGCTTAGCAGGCGGTTCGGGGACAATCCAACCTTCTTCCCAGCCCTTGTCGATGATGGAGTACTCAATATTCTTAATGGTCACAGGTGGATTGGTAATCCCCAAGACACAAGAACCTTCACAGGGAGCGGGGCAAACCCGCCCTGTAAATTCAGGGAAATTGTTGGTTTTATGGAGACGATCTAGGGCTTCGCGCCAAAGTCCCCGATAAACTAAGTCATTCCATTCGGGAATCAGGTTATTGACTGGGCAGCCGCTAGCCATGCCACTGATCAGGTTGCCTGTATGACAAAATGGTGTACCACAGTCCATACATCGAGCGCCCTGTGTGCGGAGATTTTCATCGGGCATATGGACATGAAATTCATCCCAATTTTTGATGCGATCGCTTGGTGCTATTTCCGTCGGTGCTTCGCGAAGGTACTCAATAAATCCTGTCGGTTTTCCCATTGCTTTTCGTTTCTATGTTTTGATGAGTCAGCATTTCTGAAATTATGAAACCAATTTTAGGATTTCCGTGCCATAGGCGCGGAAATCCTAAAATTGGTTTTGATAAGTAAGCTATTTGCTATTTGATCAATAGCCCATAAAGTATTTTTAAACTGCTTAACTTGTTCTAAGTATATTTTACGGGTTTCCTTAATATTAGTTAACGTTGCCGTCTGAATAATAAGGAAAAAGTCGTTGGAGATTGACTCCGATTTGAGAAACAGTGTCACAAAGCCCAAAAGAAAGATGGCGGCGCTTTGCTCCACCATCTTTCTTTTGGGTTTTGCTATATATAGCTGTCGCCATTCTTGTTAGAACATAAAACCCAAATAGTGTGAGGCGGCGCTTCGCGCCGCCTCACACTATTTGGGTTTTGAATTGTCCTGATATTAGGTGGCTATAGCTATACAAGATTTTCGTTAATTGTATTTTGGTTATATTATTGGTCTTATGATTACCCCACTCAAACGTAAAAATTTTGATGAGCTTATTCCTGCTGTCCCTACCTCAGAGCAGTATCAATACTATTGGGGTGACGGTCAGAGTGTATTTCGTCGCGTTGCAATTTCGATCGCCTGTGTAATTGTATTCACAATTCTCTATAACCGTGTCCACGAAAATAATCCCAGTAGTTTCGCGGCTCTAGTGATGTTTGTTTGTGCAGCTTTTGGAGGGTTGTATTGGATGTTAGAGCCAGTCGCTCTAGCAAGCATTCGTAATGCCAAGTTGCGACGCTTTGCCTATTGTGGTTTTTGGCAGGCGGAAGTTTTGGATGTTTATGTTTCTCAGGAAGTACTGGCTCGTGCTGAAAAGGTAAACTCACGGGGACGCATGGATGTTAGTTATGATGCGGAAAGTTTTTTAAATATTGAGCTTGGTGATGAGACGGAGTTTGTAACGACTTTACGCTTACCGATGAAGCGCGAACTGAAGCGGATTCGACCTGAGCAGACGGTATATATGTTGCTATTTTCTAACGATCGCCGCTTTGGTCGGGTTAGTCGGATCACTTCTGATGCCTATATTCCCCAATACAATCTCTGGGTGGGAGATTATCCTTATTTACGTCGTGACACTTTTATCGATCTGACTAAATATATGGTCAAGCGATCGCAGAAAGTAACTAGCTAAATTGCGAAACCCAAATAGTGTGAGGCGGCGCGAAGCGCCGCCTCACACTATTTGGGTTTTGATTTGTCCTGATACAGATGGCTATAGCTATACTTTAAAATTGTTGTTGAAAAAGTACTGGGGCATTGACCCGAAACGGCTCTGCACCTAAGGATTTTGGATCGATGCGCCAGCGTTCTTCTATGGTGCTGTACTCGGCTATCTTTTGATCGCGGCGATTGTGTAGCATGACAGTAAAATTTTGCTTTTGGGCTTCAGTGCCGAGCTTAAATAGAAAACTAAACCGCTGCAAATAATCAGAGGCTATCCATCTAGTTGCATTAATCGTGACGATCGCCTGTTTAGCCTCAGCATCGATCTCAATATTTTCCACCCAACCTTCTTGCAAGCGTTGAGTTTTCCACCAAAGACTTGGCTCGACTGGTGCTTGAGGGATGGTGATTGCCTCCTGTGCTGAGGTCTGACTTACAACCACCAATGGTGCGATCGCGCCAATACTTAGCGCTAACAAAACATGATTAATAATTGATTTGCCAACTAATTTGTCAGTCATCCTAAACCTCATAACGTATTTTTCAGGACTTCAGCCATTATAATCGCTTTAGAAAGCGCAAAGGAGCTTAAAGTTCCCCGTTGCAAGACTATCAAGCAGGAGTAACATCATGCCAGTTGTGGCAGTGATTGACTACGATATGGGCAACTTACACTCAGCCTGCAAAGGGCTAGAGATGGCAGGAGCCACCCCCATAGTGACCAATGATCCGCACAAGTTAGCCTCCGCCGATGGGATTGTTTTGCCAGGTGTTGGTTCCTTTGATCCCGCGATGCAAAAATTACGGGCGACAAAGCTAGAACAACCCATTCATGAAGCGATCGCTTCGGGCAAACCATTTTTAGGAATTTGCTTGGGGATGCAAATTTTATTTGAGAGCAGTGAAGAGGGGCATGAATCGGGCTTGGGTATCATCAAGGGACAGGTTAAGCGATTTAGCAATGAGCCAAGCCTGACGATCCCGCATATGGGCTGGAATCAGCTAGAACTAAAACAACCTAATTGTCCGCTTTGGCAAGACTTGGGCGCTAGTCCTTGGATGTATTTTGTGCATTCCTACTACACCGCACCTGTTGATGACTCAGTAACAGCAGCGACCACAACCCACGGTAGTCAGACCGTGACTGTGGCGATCGCCAAAGACAATCTGATGGCTGTACAATTTCATCCCGAAAAATCATCCAGTGACGGGATACATTTGCTATCAAATTTCGTCAGAATGATCAGTGCGTAGCATAATAGTAGAATCTTGAGAGATTTATGAAGATCCAAATGATCAAAAAACTGGGTATTGTTTCTTGTCTGGCTGTAGCTTGTGCTGTGGTTTCGCCATCTGTAGTTCGCGCCCAATCCAATGCAGGATTTATTTTATTTGGCGGAATCAGGGATAGCGCACTTGACTATTGCCTCGATAGTGGCAGCAGCGGTCGTAATGATCGATACTATCTAGAAGTAAAACCACAAAAATTTAAAGTTTCCGAAGTGATCATTACCTATCCCGATCATTTTACTGGTAGCTTTGATACGTCAGACATCAAACTACGCGTAACGGATCAATGCCGTGGTGGCAAAGATTTGGAAATTGAATCAGCAACTTGGGACAAAGAAACTCGCCGCATTACGATCATTCCCAAAGAAGCAATTCCTTCAAAAACAGCATTACGAGCCGTGCTATCTAATGTAAGAAATCCTGACTACAGTGGTTTCTATCAGTTTGATGGCAGAGTTATGCGCGCTGATGTACCAGTCCCTGTCTATATTGGCTCATGGGTAATTACCCTTGACTAATACCAATTCACGAAAATGTGACAACACTTTTGTGAATTAGAAGCCAAACCCAGTAAAGGTTTTATCCCAAAGTACAAAATAGCTTAGCCATTTTGTACTTTGGGATAAAACTATAAAAGTTTACTAATAACCTAAAGAAAATAGAGGAGGGCGCTAAGCACCCTCCTCTATTTTCTGATTTTATTGATATAGTTTTTCAGACCTTGTGCAACTTCAAGTATGAACATTTTAATTAGTAATGATGATGGTATTTATGCGGCGGGGGTAAGAGCGCTAGCTGAAGCTTTAAGTGACACTGAGCATCGGATTACGGTGGTATGTCCAGATCGAGAGCGATCGGCTACAGGACATGCCCTAACTTTGCAAGAACCTTTACGGGTTGATCAAATCGAAGGGGTTTATCCATCCAATATTGAAGCTTGGGCTTGCTCTGGCACACCTTCGGATACAGTCAAATTAGCACTTGATGCATTATTAAGCGATCGCCCTGATCTCGTATTATCAGGCATTAATCGCGGCGCAAATTTGGGAACCGATGTTTTGTACTCTGGTACAGTATCGGCTGCAATGGAAGGAGTACTAGAAGGTGTGCCAAGTATTGCTTTTAGTTTGACTAGCTTCGCCCATTTGGATTTTAGCGCGGCAGCAAATTTCGCCAAGAAAATGGTCAACATGATCGCAACTTATCCACTAGAAGAAGCGATTCTCCTGAATGTAAATATTCCTGCAATTCCAGAGTCAGATATTTGCGGTGCTGTTGTTACTCGTTTAGGAATTCGGCGCTATAAAGATCTCTTTGAAAAACGTATTGATCCGCGTGGCAAAACTTACTACTGGCTATCAGGTGTAGTGGTCGAAGAAGAAGCAGAAGCTGATACAGATATTCAAGCGATTAGAGATAATTACGTAACGATCACACCGCTCAAATATGACTTAACTCTCGCTGCGGCTATTCCTTTTATGAATACATGGATAGAAAAGCTAGCTACACTAACAAGCTGATGTTACGTGGATAGAATTAATTCCTACGATCATCTAAGTCTAGGGCTTGCCCTGTGGCCCAGCCCCTACAAAAATCTAAATTATTGGGGTAGGGGCAATCCCCCCGTGGTTGCCCTGTCGTGCTAGCAGCAAAAGATTCATCATCTGAGTTCCACGTAACATCAGTAACAAGCTCGTAATGTTTGAAGGTGACTCTTTGCACCGCCTTCATGTATTAGCGCGAATAGGTTAGAGTTCCTTGATTAGCATCAAGCTCAGCCATACAGCCAATGGGTAGAGGCGCATTTTCGCCATCATGTCCGAAGGGTAAGTTCATCACAATCGGAATTCCTAAATCCGTCAAACGATCGCGCCATACTTCTTCCATGGTAAAACTGGGAGTATTAACTTCTGCTTGGCTAAACCGACCGATCGCAATACCTTTTAACTTTTGCAGATGCCCCGACCAACGCCAATGGGTTAACATGCGATCAACTCGATAAGGAGCTTCAGATACATCTTCAATTGCTAAAATCACATTTTCTAAATCTGGACAGATATTCGTACCGATGATATGTGTCGCAAGCGTTAAATTTGCGGGTAATAGAACACCTGTTGCTTGACCATTACTCCATCCTTCCCCTGCTAGTGTAATCGCATTCACCTTTCCTTCCAGCCAATCAAATAACTGCTGTTGCGATCGCTCAGGTTCCTTAGCTAATGTCGTGATTACTGGTGCATGTAATCCCCCAATTCCCTTATGTTTGGCAAAGCCCCAGAGTAGAGTCGTAATATCAGAAAAGCCAATTAACCATTTAGGGCGATCGCTCAGTTCTTGCCAATCTAATTTTTCGAGTAGGCGCATTGAGCCGTAACCACCCCTTGCACAGGCGATCGCCACAGAGTCAGGATCATTCCATGCATCGATTAATTGCTGACACCGTTCCTCATCGGTTCCTGACAGATAGCCCCAAGGCTGACTGAGATGTTCAGGTATTACCAGTTCATAACCGCGATCGCGCCAGACTTTTAGCCCCTGCTCAAAGCGTTCCCATTCGCGCAATGCACCGCTAGGAGCAATGATACGCACTTTTTGAGAGGGTGTAATAATCGCAGGGAATTTAGTTGAATGCATAGTTTATCAATATTGCAATTATTAGATAATTACCACAGCAATTCTCATTATGAAAACGATTTGGGGAATTCCAGCACCTTCGGTGCTGGAATTCCCAAATCGTTTTTTTTTGGAAAGCCCGCCAACGATGGGCTTTCCAAAAAACGATTTTTATAATGAGAATTGCAGTAATTACCAGTAATTATTGGTAATTATCTAGTGTTAAGTTATACCAAAGCACAAAATGGTTATACTATTTTGTGCTTTTAAAACCCTTGCTGGGCTCGGTTTTTAATTCACAAAAGTGTTGCTACACTTTTGTGAATTGGTATAAGATCGTTACAGAAGTAAAGGTAAAGTTATGAGCCGTTATTCTCAGCGCGATCGCCAAATCGAGACTCCTGACCAAATATCTCGTGATTCCACCAAAGAGCGCATTGAGATGTTTTTTTGTTTAATGCCAATATTTGGACTAATCCCATCGGTGATCGCTTTGGTGCGGCAAAGAAGCAGTCGCAAAGTTCGCGATGTTAGCCAAGTGGCGATCGCCTTGGTATTTACTTGGGTGATCGCCTATGGCGCAATGGGAGGAGTACCAACCGAGGGGGCAACTTTGCAAGTTACCTCAGAATTAATCAAAGCAACCTTAAGTTCGGGCTATTTTGCTCTTTGTATGTATTTGATGTATCGGTTATATCGCCATCAAGCGATCTCTTTGCCATGGTTAAGGGTTATGGCTGAAATTCAAGAAGCGCGATCGGTAAAACGGGATCAAAAGCATGATAATTAAAATTTGTTTATTTTATAGCGTTTATCAAGCAAGCGAGGTACAAAGTTTTGTTTCCCCACCTTCGGCGGGGAAACAAAACCGTACTTCACCAGACTGATAAACGCTATAAATTTGTAATTATTAGTACAAAGCTGCTCTATGATAGCCAAGCATTTTATTTGAGGAGAATTATTGTATGGGTTTACAAAATGGTAGACGTGCGGCTGGAGGTTTTATGAAAGACTTTCAGACTTTCATTTTGAAAGGAAATGTGATTGATTTAGCCGTTGCGGTGATTATTGGTGGTGCTTTTGGCAAAATTATCACTTCGTTGATCGAGGACATCATTACACCTTTGCTTCTAAATCCCGCTCTTAAAGCGGCTAATGTTGAAGATCTTGCCAAACTACAGATTAATGGCATTAAATATGGTGTGTTTCTTGCCTCAGTGATTAATTTTTTAGTTATCGCTTTTGTGATCTTTCTGATCATTCGTTCCTTTGAAGCGATGAAGCGTAAAGAAGTTCGTGAAGAAGCGGCGGCTGAAGTCAAACCTGACCCTCAAGAGCGTCTGACCTTAGCTGTTGAACGTTTAGCAGAAGTGATGGAATCCAAATAAATTACCAAGTTTATAAGGTTGCGTCCCGCAGGGACGCAACCTTATAAACTTGGGTTTGCAATTAATTACATCCATCTACTTAAAATATAAATATCTGCTTTGCAGATATTTATATTTTAAGTAGATGAATAACTCTAGACTGCCCGCATATCATGTCATTTAGACAATTCAGCCACAAAATTTACCGATCTATATCGACATCTCTCTTAATTTTAGGAATTGCTATTGGTCTTAATGCTTGCTTTAGCCCAAATAATGACAAAAAAACGGAAGTAGATAAATCACCTGTCCCGATTTTCTTATTTATTCAAGCTTCTCCCGATGGTAAGACGATCGAAGGAATTGTCCCCTCCGATTTGGTAGAACAGTTAGGCAGTTTAGATCGGGTAATTCAATCAATTCCTCTAGGTAGCAGTTTTTCATTAATTCAGTTCGGTAAACCACTGGGCATGTTTCAAGTCAGTGGGGTGCGTGGCTCCGATACTTTTGGAGCGATCGCCAGTTTTAAGGTGCAAGTACCAGCCGAAAACGAGAAAAACCAACCGACCAAAAGCTTTGATCCAGCCATTTTACGCCAGCCAAATTTAACAATAGTGGCAAGCGATCGCATTAATCCGTCAAGCGATCGCTCCTACTTTTTTAACTGTCCCAGCAGAATCCAACCCCTTGTACTCGAAAGATCACGTAATTTATTTGTAAACCTTGGGGCAAAACAAGCTGCAATCTCACAGGTAGCGATCGCCTCGTTAGTATGTGCAGATATTGATGGTGACAATCAGCCTGAGATTATTGCAGGTTTGCGCCTCGATAATCCCATTCGTCCCGCAGGATTTGATCCTCAAGTGTGGCAAGAGTTTCTATCCCGTTCGGCTCTTGAACGTCAGGAGTACAGCATGTTAGTCATGATGCGAAAATCAACGAGCGGAGATTGGACTTCAGAACCAATTTTGACCCACACTAGAGCGCTTTCTTACATCAATGATAGTGTCAGTAGCTATGCCCTTTATGGGCTTCAAGATCTCAATGGCGATCGCTATCCCGAAATTGTCGTCCAAGAAATTGGCTTAAACTCGCTTGATGTCCGCGTATTCACACCCACTGTTGATGCTCAAGGTAAATGGCAATGGCGCAGTTATTACCAAAATCAGCGATCGCTCAATATTGTTCAATAAAACCGTTATAAAGGAAAAAGCAAGAAAGCCATAGTTTTCCTTTTTCCTTTTTCCTTTTTCCTTTTTTAATATGCCCCCCGAAAATTCTCTCACTTACCCAGTTCTCTTCAAGGAAGTACGCATTCTTGATGCAGCCTCATCGTCAAATATTTCTGAAACTTTTGCCGATGTTTTTGTTGATGGCGAT
This genomic stretch from Pseudanabaena galeata CCNP1313 harbors:
- a CDS encoding DUF2808 domain-containing protein, with protein sequence MKIQMIKKLGIVSCLAVACAVVSPSVVRAQSNAGFILFGGIRDSALDYCLDSGSSGRNDRYYLEVKPQKFKVSEVIITYPDHFTGSFDTSDIKLRVTDQCRGGKDLEIESATWDKETRRITIIPKEAIPSKTALRAVLSNVRNPDYSGFYQFDGRVMRADVPVPVYIGSWVITLD
- the gltD gene encoding glutamate synthase small subunit, with product MGKPTGFIEYLREAPTEIAPSDRIKNWDEFHVHMPDENLRTQGARCMDCGTPFCHTGNLISGMASGCPVNNLIPEWNDLVYRGLWREALDRLHKTNNFPEFTGRVCPAPCEGSCVLGITNPPVTIKNIEYSIIDKGWEEGWIVPEPPAKRTGKKVAVIGSGPAGLSAAAQLNKAGHWVTVYERADRPGGLLMYGIPNMKLDKQKVVLRRLGILEQEGVKFVCNTEIGKDLPAEDLLKEFDAVVLCTGATKPRDLSIEGRELKGIHFAMEFLTANTKAVLNGKSGDDFISAQGKDVVIIGGGDTGTDCVGTSIRHGCNSVVQLEIMPKPPATRAKDNPWPEWPKVYKMDYGQEEASAKFGDDPRAYITTATKIEGDENGQVKAVHTVQVQWERNDKGQFIPKQVAGTEKVIPAQIVLLAMGFLGPEQPLLDSLGVERDPRSNVKANHGQFTTSLPSVFAAGDCRRGQSLIVWAINEGRGAARECDRYLMGNTDLP
- the hisH gene encoding imidazole glycerol phosphate synthase subunit HisH, which produces MPVVAVIDYDMGNLHSACKGLEMAGATPIVTNDPHKLASADGIVLPGVGSFDPAMQKLRATKLEQPIHEAIASGKPFLGICLGMQILFESSEEGHESGLGIIKGQVKRFSNEPSLTIPHMGWNQLELKQPNCPLWQDLGASPWMYFVHSYYTAPVDDSVTAATTTHGSQTVTVAIAKDNLMAVQFHPEKSSSDGIHLLSNFVRMISA
- the mscL gene encoding large conductance mechanosensitive channel protein MscL — translated: MGLQNGRRAAGGFMKDFQTFILKGNVIDLAVAVIIGGAFGKIITSLIEDIITPLLLNPALKAANVEDLAKLQINGIKYGVFLASVINFLVIAFVIFLIIRSFEAMKRKEVREEAAAEVKPDPQERLTLAVERLAEVMESK
- the surE gene encoding 5'/3'-nucleotidase SurE, with amino-acid sequence MNILISNDDGIYAAGVRALAEALSDTEHRITVVCPDRERSATGHALTLQEPLRVDQIEGVYPSNIEAWACSGTPSDTVKLALDALLSDRPDLVLSGINRGANLGTDVLYSGTVSAAMEGVLEGVPSIAFSLTSFAHLDFSAAANFAKKMVNMIATYPLEEAILLNVNIPAIPESDICGAVVTRLGIRRYKDLFEKRIDPRGKTYYWLSGVVVEEEAEADTDIQAIRDNYVTITPLKYDLTLAAAIPFMNTWIEKLATLTS
- a CDS encoding fatty acid desaturase family protein, whose product is MQERKGSQQFVISSEQEPAKKLKFAKNSGFQTELRRRVDQLFQSSDLKERDCSQMYMKTAILLLSLIGLYTALVFFAQTWWQVVPLCIALGVITAGIGFSIQHDGAHHAYSNIAWVNKLMSMGLDLIGGSSYIWHWKHDVLHHTYTNIAGYDMDLEVGIFGRLSPSHPRLLFHRWQHYYLWLLYGLLAIKWHFYDDFYCLITGKIGDRAYPRPTKGNLAIFFGGKLIFFTLAFAIPSLFHSVWQVLAGYTLVAVTLGIVLSVVFQLAHVVEEANFPLPVQEVNVIENDWAIHQIETTVNFSRNNPFVTWLVGGLNFQVEHHLFPNICHVNYPAISKVVEQTCLEFGVRYNYHTSFWAGCLSHFHWLRRMGST
- a CDS encoding S66 peptidase family protein, translating into MHSTKFPAIITPSQKVRIIAPSGALREWERFEQGLKVWRDRGYELVIPEHLSQPWGYLSGTDEERCQQLIDAWNDPDSVAIACARGGYGSMRLLEKLDWQELSDRPKWLIGFSDITTLLWGFAKHKGIGGLHAPVITTLAKEPERSQQQLFDWLEGKVNAITLAGEGWSNGQATGVLLPANLTLATHIIGTNICPDLENVILAIEDVSEAPYRVDRMLTHWRWSGHLQKLKGIAIGRFSQAEVNTPSFTMEEVWRDRLTDLGIPIVMNLPFGHDGENAPLPIGCMAELDANQGTLTYSR